In Comamonas sp. lk, the following proteins share a genomic window:
- a CDS encoding EAL domain-containing protein, with protein sequence MQAPHDKPCTADASTPTSFSAATGLVGAYGEQLFRILEQAASGYVLLDSQNRVQRWNEGYLRLFPWLSPLVRTGVAFESLLQFTQTIPSQHSSTIAQLGALSNAHRLLLAKQQTSLEQQLPDGRGITLAASALSAGYTLITYRTIAQQHSDSLAFFDSLSNLPNRRLLLDRISHAMIQSERTGWRGALLNIDLQPLKAVTQGAATEVIAGLVAEITQRLLGCVRANDTVARVDEAHFVIMISDLSPDVELAQLLVERMGERLLESLGAPYLVNGRSQPLQAHIGATLFGPHSRSATELLSQAEAAMYKLRDEDPKGLHFFKPEPQLPAQRQQMEQELREALRLGQFQMQYQPQYSQQGEMTGLEALLRWHQPKRGVVPPRMFITVAEESGIIVPLGLWVIQTVCEQIALWKNDPQLCALPVAVNISLLQLQQADFANQVEQIVKLCGIAPRQLLLEFSAAQLQNATHDNLQTLRQLAAGGIRLSLDDFGAMPTSQNLLMQLPLFQLKISQSLVQRLGPNNASEAAMQAAIVMAKQLKIQIVASGVETLEQRALLMQNDCQQFLGYLFSVPVPASQLKSLLYSKPTHRSDPLLAG encoded by the coding sequence ATGCAAGCACCCCATGACAAGCCCTGTACAGCTGACGCCAGCACGCCCACCAGCTTTTCTGCGGCCACGGGATTGGTAGGCGCTTACGGAGAGCAGCTGTTTCGCATTCTGGAACAGGCTGCCAGCGGCTATGTGCTGCTGGATTCGCAAAATCGTGTTCAGCGCTGGAACGAAGGCTATCTACGCCTTTTCCCCTGGCTGTCGCCGCTGGTCAGAACAGGGGTGGCCTTTGAGAGCTTGCTGCAGTTCACCCAAACCATCCCCAGCCAGCACAGCAGCACGATTGCGCAACTCGGTGCATTGAGCAATGCCCACCGCCTGTTGCTTGCCAAGCAGCAGACCAGCCTGGAGCAACAACTGCCCGACGGTCGTGGCATCACCCTGGCGGCCAGCGCGCTGTCTGCCGGCTACACGCTCATCACTTACCGCACCATAGCCCAACAACACAGCGATAGCCTGGCCTTTTTCGACTCGCTCTCCAACCTCCCCAACCGCAGATTGCTGCTGGATCGCATCTCTCACGCCATGATCCAGTCCGAGCGCACTGGCTGGCGTGGCGCCTTGCTCAACATTGATCTGCAGCCGCTCAAGGCCGTCACTCAAGGGGCTGCGACCGAAGTCATCGCCGGCCTGGTGGCGGAGATCACCCAGCGCCTGTTGGGCTGCGTGCGGGCCAACGACACGGTTGCGCGCGTGGACGAAGCGCATTTCGTCATCATGATTTCGGACCTCTCACCCGATGTGGAGCTTGCCCAATTGCTGGTCGAGCGCATGGGCGAACGGCTGCTCGAGAGCCTGGGTGCACCCTATCTCGTCAACGGCCGCAGCCAGCCGCTGCAAGCCCATATCGGAGCCACGCTGTTTGGGCCGCATTCACGCTCCGCCACCGAGCTGCTGAGCCAGGCCGAAGCCGCCATGTACAAGCTGCGCGACGAGGATCCCAAGGGCTTGCACTTCTTCAAGCCCGAGCCGCAATTGCCGGCGCAGCGCCAGCAGATGGAGCAGGAACTGCGTGAAGCCCTGCGTCTGGGGCAGTTCCAGATGCAGTACCAGCCCCAGTACTCCCAGCAAGGTGAAATGACCGGCCTGGAAGCCCTGCTCCGCTGGCACCAACCCAAGCGCGGCGTGGTGCCGCCCCGCATGTTCATCACCGTGGCAGAGGAAAGCGGCATCATTGTTCCCCTGGGGCTATGGGTGATTCAGACCGTGTGCGAGCAGATCGCGCTATGGAAAAATGACCCGCAGCTATGTGCTCTTCCCGTTGCCGTCAACATCAGCCTGCTGCAGTTGCAGCAAGCAGACTTTGCCAACCAGGTCGAGCAGATCGTTAAGCTCTGCGGCATCGCCCCCCGGCAGTTGTTGCTGGAGTTTTCTGCAGCCCAGCTGCAAAACGCCACGCACGACAATCTGCAGACATTGCGCCAATTGGCCGCTGGCGGCATACGCCTGTCTCTCGATGACTTTGGCGCAATGCCCACTTCACAGAATCTGCTGATGCAGCTGCCGCTGTTCCAGCTCAAGATTTCTCAATCCCTGGTGCAAAGACTGGGCCCGAACAACGCCAGCGAGGCCGCCATGCAAGCGGCCATAGTGATGGCCAAGCAACTGAAGATACAGATCGTGGCCAGCGGCGTAGAGACGCTGGAGCAGCGCGCCTTGCTGATGCAAAACGATTGCCAACAGTTTCTGGGCTATCTGTTCAGCGTTCCCGTGCCAGCCAGCCAGCTCAAGTCCCTGCTGTACAGCAAGCCGACTCACAGAAGCGACCCGCTGCTGGCGGGCTGA
- a CDS encoding TM2 domain-containing protein, translated as MSSTPSLAARPARCKSKTLATWLAFLGGPLGLHRFYLYGLGDWMGWLLPVPTALGIYGIERVQQLGQDDQLSWFLIPLLGFSMAGCALRAILYGLTDIRQWNLHFNPGQPAETAAGQTRWATIFGVALALMVGATVLMASIAYSFQHYFEYQVQEARKISQ; from the coding sequence ATGAGCTCTACCCCCTCCCTTGCCGCACGCCCTGCTCGCTGCAAAAGCAAAACTCTGGCCACCTGGCTGGCTTTTCTGGGTGGCCCGCTGGGCTTGCACCGTTTTTATCTGTATGGACTGGGAGACTGGATGGGCTGGCTGCTGCCGGTGCCCACGGCGCTCGGCATCTACGGCATAGAGCGTGTGCAGCAACTGGGGCAGGACGATCAGCTGAGCTGGTTTCTGATTCCGCTGCTGGGTTTCAGCATGGCAGGCTGCGCCTTGCGCGCCATCCTGTATGGGCTGACCGATATCAGGCAATGGAACTTGCATTTCAATCCCGGCCAGCCAGCAGAAACCGCTGCAGGCCAGACCCGTTGGGCCACGATTTTCGGCGTGGCGCTCGCGCTGATGGTAGGAGCCACGGTGCTGATGGCCAGCATTGCCTACAGCTTTCAGCACTACTTTGAATATCAGGTGCAAGAGGCACGCAAAATTTCCCAATGA
- a CDS encoding GNAT family N-acetyltransferase → MPIIRPACEQDIAAITAIYRHHVLNSTGTFEVEPPSDAEMSRRRQEVLDKGLPYLVAVDETGQVLGYAYANWFKPRPAYRFSAEDSIYVAESARGQGIGALLLHALCEACQAVGVRKLIAVIGDSGNAASIGVHAGSGFSHAGKLSSAGWKFGRWLDIVMMDKSLGEGDSSCPE, encoded by the coding sequence ATGCCCATCATTCGACCCGCCTGCGAGCAGGATATCGCGGCCATCACCGCCATTTATCGGCATCACGTTCTCAACAGCACAGGCACTTTCGAGGTCGAACCGCCCTCTGACGCCGAAATGAGCCGCCGCCGCCAGGAGGTGCTCGACAAAGGCCTGCCCTATCTGGTGGCCGTCGATGAGACGGGCCAGGTGCTGGGCTACGCTTATGCCAACTGGTTCAAGCCTCGGCCGGCCTATCGATTTTCTGCTGAAGACTCGATTTACGTGGCCGAGTCCGCGCGTGGCCAAGGAATTGGCGCACTGCTGCTCCATGCGCTGTGCGAGGCCTGCCAAGCCGTCGGCGTACGCAAACTGATTGCCGTCATCGGAGACAGCGGCAACGCAGCCTCCATTGGCGTACACGCCGGCAGCGGTTTCAGCCATGCAGGCAAGCTATCAAGCGCGGGATGGAAATTCGGCCGCTGGCTGGACATCGTGATGATGGACAAGAGCCTGGGTGAGGGAGATAGCTCTTGCCCAGAATAA
- the rpsP gene encoding 30S ribosomal protein S16 yields the protein MVVIRLSRGGSKARPFYNIVAADKRVRRDGAFIERLGFYNPSARGAEEGLRVVLDRVNYWKSVGAQASDTAERLIKEAAKKVAA from the coding sequence ATGGTTGTTATTCGACTGTCTCGCGGCGGCTCCAAGGCTCGCCCGTTCTACAACATCGTTGCTGCTGACAAGCGCGTTCGTCGCGATGGCGCTTTCATCGAGCGTCTGGGTTTCTACAACCCCAGCGCCCGTGGCGCTGAAGAAGGCCTGCGTGTTGTCCTGGATCGCGTGAACTATTGGAAGAGCGTGGGTGCCCAAGCTTCCGATACCGCTGAACGCCTGATCAAGGAAGCTGCAAAGAAGGTTGCTGCCTAA
- the rimM gene encoding ribosome maturation factor RimM (Essential for efficient processing of 16S rRNA): MSHMPALEATTLPADAVEVGRIADAWGIKGWFKVMAFSSDPEALFAAKEWFLQPAEKGAKQFTGTVLLPVKQARVHSDTIVAASPVVEDRNTAEALRGARVFVAREHFPKTDDGEYYWVDLLGLSVVNREGVALGVVRDLLSTGPQTVLILGYEQDGKEQERLIPFVDAYVDSVDLPGKTIVADWQADY, from the coding sequence ATGAGCCACATGCCCGCCCTTGAAGCCACAACCCTGCCTGCTGATGCGGTGGAGGTAGGACGCATTGCTGATGCCTGGGGTATCAAAGGCTGGTTCAAGGTCATGGCCTTCAGCAGCGACCCCGAAGCGCTGTTTGCGGCCAAGGAATGGTTTTTGCAGCCTGCTGAAAAAGGCGCCAAGCAGTTCACCGGCACGGTGTTGCTGCCCGTCAAGCAGGCTCGTGTGCACTCCGACACCATCGTCGCTGCCTCGCCTGTGGTGGAAGACCGAAATACGGCCGAAGCCCTGCGCGGTGCCCGTGTGTTTGTGGCACGTGAGCATTTCCCCAAGACCGATGACGGCGAGTACTACTGGGTAGACCTGCTGGGCCTGTCGGTGGTGAACCGCGAAGGCGTGGCCCTGGGCGTGGTCAGGGATTTGCTGTCCACCGGCCCGCAAACGGTGCTGATCCTGGGTTACGAACAAGACGGCAAGGAGCAGGAGCGCCTGATTCCATTTGTTGACGCCTATGTGGATTCCGTGGACTTGCCCGGCAAGACCATCGTGGCCGACTGGCAAGCCGACTACTGA
- the trmD gene encoding tRNA (guanosine(37)-N1)-methyltransferase TrmD, which yields MRFDIITLFPELFAPFLESGVTRRAYSSGQVAVHLWNPRDYAEGNYRRVDDRPFGGGPGMVMMAEPLLHCLEAIRAARAAEDAQEQLEPAPLLLFSPIGTTLKHEVVAQWAESRGAVLLCGRYEGIDQRFIDTYVSHQLSLGDFVLSGGELAAMVLLDSLARLQPGVLNDEGSFQQDSFNPALDGLLDCPHYTRPEVWNGQAVPPELLSGHHAHIERWRRDQRLRITASHRPELIVQAREKGLLNAKDEGFLAKNAPKL from the coding sequence ATGCGCTTTGACATCATTACCCTGTTTCCCGAGTTGTTCGCCCCGTTTCTGGAAAGCGGGGTAACGCGTCGCGCCTACAGCTCTGGCCAGGTTGCGGTGCACTTGTGGAATCCGCGTGATTACGCCGAAGGCAACTACCGCCGTGTGGACGATCGCCCGTTTGGCGGCGGCCCTGGCATGGTGATGATGGCCGAGCCGCTGCTGCATTGCCTTGAAGCCATACGCGCTGCCCGTGCCGCAGAAGATGCGCAAGAGCAGCTTGAGCCCGCGCCGCTGCTGCTGTTCTCTCCCATTGGCACCACGCTCAAGCACGAGGTGGTGGCGCAGTGGGCCGAGAGCCGAGGTGCCGTGCTGCTGTGTGGGCGCTACGAAGGCATTGACCAGCGCTTTATCGATACCTATGTCAGCCATCAGCTGAGTCTGGGCGACTTTGTGCTGTCCGGCGGCGAGCTGGCGGCCATGGTGCTGCTGGACTCGCTGGCGCGTCTGCAGCCCGGCGTGCTCAACGATGAAGGCAGTTTTCAGCAAGACAGCTTCAATCCGGCCCTTGATGGCCTGCTGGACTGCCCGCATTACACCCGCCCCGAAGTCTGGAACGGCCAGGCAGTTCCACCCGAACTGTTGTCTGGTCACCACGCACATATAGAGCGCTGGAGGCGTGATCAGCGCCTGCGCATCACCGCCTCCCACCGGCCTGAGCTGATCGTGCAGGCGCGCGAAAAAGGCTTGCTGAATGCCAAAGACGAAGGGTTTTTGGCAAAAAACGCGCCCAAGCTATAA
- the rplS gene encoding 50S ribosomal protein L19, with product MNLIQTLEQEEIARLNKTIPEFAPGDTVIVSVNVVEGSRKRVQAYEGVVIAKRNRGLNSGFTVRKISSGEGVERTFQTYSPLIAGIEVKRRGDVRRAKLYYLRERSGKSARIKEKLPSRVNKAAATAA from the coding sequence ATGAACCTGATCCAGACTCTCGAGCAAGAAGAAATCGCTCGCCTGAACAAGACCATCCCCGAATTCGCCCCCGGTGACACCGTCATCGTGAGCGTGAATGTGGTGGAAGGCAGCCGTAAGCGCGTTCAAGCTTACGAAGGCGTGGTGATTGCCAAGCGTAATCGCGGCCTGAACAGCGGCTTCACAGTGCGCAAGATCTCCAGCGGTGAAGGCGTGGAACGTACGTTCCAAACCTACTCCCCCCTGATCGCCGGCATCGAAGTCAAGCGTCGCGGCGATGTGCGCCGTGCCAAGCTGTACTACCTGCGTGAACGTAGCGGCAAGTCTGCTCGTATCAAGGAAAAGCTGCCTTCGCGCGTCAACAAGGCTGCTGCAACAGCAGCTTAA
- a CDS encoding CoA pyrophosphatase, whose amino-acid sequence MPTSAPSLLAVSGAEIPRYTGITDPRQAPLIGIDSGLPAVPAAQQTPQALRQRFAQPPLWQPEDMLEKRFTDRLPFDAAVLVPIVLREEPTVLLTVRSAGLSTHSGQIAFPGGKRDPQDGSAEVTAVREAHEEVGLTPRNVEVLGRLPVYVTGTAFHITPVVALIQPQPSYFPNPGEVADLFEVPLSFLLNPAHHERHGMQWQGVDREWFAMPYQDGPQQRYIWGATAGMLRNLYRFLSA is encoded by the coding sequence ATGCCCACTTCTGCTCCCTCTCTTTTGGCGGTTTCTGGCGCCGAGATCCCGCGCTATACCGGTATCACCGATCCTCGTCAGGCACCACTGATTGGCATAGACAGCGGCCTGCCGGCGGTTCCTGCGGCGCAACAGACGCCCCAGGCCTTGCGCCAGCGCTTTGCCCAGCCGCCTCTGTGGCAGCCCGAGGACATGCTTGAAAAGCGCTTTACCGATCGTCTGCCTTTCGATGCCGCAGTCTTGGTGCCGATAGTCTTGCGGGAAGAGCCTACGGTGCTACTGACGGTACGCTCTGCCGGACTCTCCACCCACTCCGGGCAGATTGCCTTTCCTGGCGGCAAACGCGATCCGCAGGATGGCTCGGCCGAAGTCACGGCCGTGCGCGAAGCCCATGAGGAGGTTGGCCTGACCCCCAGAAATGTGGAGGTGCTGGGGCGGCTGCCGGTCTATGTCACGGGCACGGCTTTTCACATCACGCCGGTGGTGGCGCTGATCCAGCCTCAGCCCAGTTATTTTCCCAATCCCGGTGAGGTGGCCGATCTGTTCGAGGTGCCGCTGTCGTTCTTGCTCAACCCCGCTCACCACGAACGCCATGGCATGCAATGGCAGGGGGTGGATCGAGAGTGGTTTGCCATGCCCTATCAGGACGGGCCGCAGCAGCGCTATATCTGGGGTGCGACGGCGGGCATGCTGCGCAATCTTTACCGTTTTTTATCGGCCTGA
- a CDS encoding CobD/CbiB family protein, translating to MSFFAILIALLIEQARPLARSNLVHTGYKAWTVTARRNFDAGRPHHGWLAWAMAVLLPSILVVGIYWGLLEFIGWPVAMVWNVAVLYATLGFRQFSHHFTRIRDALDAGDELTARQELADWQQVDASEVPRSEVVRHVIEYSVLAAHRHVFGVLFWFSVLAAVGLGPLGAVLYRMAEYLARAWSRKGLEGAQPPVSERLQKAAMGAWYVIDWLPARLTALSFAMVGSFEEAIDNWRLYAQRFPNDNNGVILAATAGAINVRLGGEALRRRDASYGDEPEDSQWDPGSEVTPGREPELGHLRSVVGLVWRSVVVWLLLLALLTFARLLG from the coding sequence ATGAGCTTTTTTGCCATCCTGATCGCCTTGCTGATCGAGCAGGCGCGCCCGCTGGCCCGATCCAATCTGGTACACACGGGTTACAAAGCGTGGACTGTGACCGCACGCCGCAACTTTGATGCGGGCAGGCCCCACCACGGCTGGCTGGCCTGGGCCATGGCCGTGCTGCTGCCCAGCATCCTCGTGGTCGGCATTTACTGGGGCTTGCTGGAATTCATAGGCTGGCCTGTGGCCATGGTCTGGAACGTGGCCGTGCTCTACGCCACACTGGGCTTTCGGCAGTTCAGCCACCATTTCACGCGGATTCGCGATGCCCTGGATGCCGGCGATGAATTGACGGCGCGCCAGGAGTTGGCCGATTGGCAGCAAGTGGATGCCAGCGAGGTGCCGCGCAGCGAAGTGGTGCGCCATGTGATCGAGTATTCGGTGCTGGCTGCGCACCGCCATGTGTTCGGCGTGCTGTTCTGGTTCTCGGTGCTGGCCGCCGTGGGCCTGGGGCCGCTGGGTGCGGTGCTCTACCGCATGGCCGAGTACCTTGCGCGCGCCTGGTCGCGCAAAGGGCTTGAAGGAGCTCAGCCCCCGGTCAGCGAGCGTCTGCAAAAAGCCGCTATGGGGGCCTGGTATGTGATTGACTGGCTGCCGGCCCGCCTGACTGCGCTGTCGTTTGCCATGGTGGGCAGCTTTGAAGAGGCCATAGACAACTGGCGCCTCTATGCCCAGCGCTTTCCCAATGACAACAACGGCGTGATTCTGGCCGCCACGGCAGGAGCGATCAATGTGCGCCTGGGCGGCGAAGCCTTGCGCCGCCGCGATGCCAGCTATGGTGATGAGCCAGAAGACAGTCAATGGGATCCCGGCAGCGAGGTGACCCCGGGCCGTGAGCCCGAGTTGGGCCATTTGCGCAGCGTGGTCGGCCTGGTCTGGCGCTCGGTGGTGGTGTGGCTGCTGCTACTGGCCTTGCTTACCTTTGCGCGTCTGCTGGGCTGA
- the rsgA gene encoding ribosome small subunit-dependent GTPase A: MKKTFGKQQGAERAQLLEGLVVSSHGRHCVVEAAGGARHICHPRGKKGQAVVGDQVQWLLPPEGQGEAGTIEKVLPRKNLFYRQDEIRTKSFAANLDQVLILIAAEPVFSESQLARALIAAEATQIKPIIALNKRDLTEAFASGWQRLEPYRQMRHGQEKHHYEVLPLSLTTDGETDKALLMQYLQGKRTLVLGPSGSGKSTLINLLIPGTNAATNEISQALNSGKHTTTTTSWYWMDETRETALIDSPGFQEFGLRHLKPTDLPKYMPDIGALADQCKFYNCTHLHEPGCAVMAQVEATGSEHCISANRYRIYGDLFDELSQEQRY, translated from the coding sequence ATGAAAAAGACATTCGGTAAACAGCAGGGGGCCGAACGCGCCCAGTTGCTGGAAGGATTGGTCGTCTCCAGCCATGGACGTCACTGCGTGGTGGAAGCCGCCGGCGGTGCACGCCATATCTGCCATCCACGCGGCAAAAAAGGCCAGGCCGTGGTCGGCGACCAGGTGCAGTGGCTGCTGCCGCCTGAAGGCCAGGGCGAGGCCGGCACGATAGAGAAAGTGCTGCCGCGCAAAAACCTGTTCTACCGCCAGGACGAGATACGCACCAAGAGCTTTGCCGCCAATCTCGATCAGGTGCTGATCCTGATCGCGGCCGAGCCGGTTTTCTCCGAAAGCCAGCTGGCTCGCGCCTTGATTGCCGCCGAAGCCACACAGATCAAGCCCATCATCGCCCTGAACAAGCGCGATCTGACCGAGGCCTTTGCTTCTGGCTGGCAACGCCTGGAACCTTATCGCCAGATGCGCCACGGGCAGGAAAAGCACCACTACGAAGTGCTGCCACTCTCACTGACCACCGATGGCGAAACGGACAAGGCCTTGCTGATGCAATACCTGCAGGGCAAGCGCACGCTGGTGCTGGGCCCTTCGGGCTCGGGCAAGAGCACCTTGATCAATCTCTTGATTCCCGGCACCAATGCCGCCACCAATGAGATTTCCCAGGCACTGAACTCCGGCAAGCACACGACGACCACCACCAGTTGGTACTGGATGGACGAGACGCGTGAAACCGCCTTGATCGACTCGCCCGGCTTTCAGGAGTTTGGCCTGCGACATCTGAAGCCCACGGACCTGCCCAAATACATGCCCGATATCGGCGCTCTGGCCGACCAGTGCAAGTTCTACAACTGCACCCACTTGCACGAACCCGGCTGCGCCGTAATGGCACAAGTCGAGGCCACCGGCAGCGAACACTGCATCAGTGCCAACCGTTACCGGATTTACGGTGACCTGTTCGATGAGCTGAGCCAGGAACAGCGCTACTGA
- a CDS encoding 4a-hydroxytetrahydrobiopterin dehydratase, producing MTPTRLQQKDWSQLPRVAIAAYELRQQLPTLPGWELDEKRESAAITKTFAFANFYETMAFVNALALIAHQQDHHPDLEVSYGRCTVRLNTHDVGGISATDMDCARRINALLAA from the coding sequence ATGACCCCCACACGTTTGCAGCAAAAGGACTGGTCCCAACTCCCCCGCGTTGCCATTGCAGCCTATGAGCTGCGCCAGCAACTGCCCACACTGCCGGGCTGGGAGCTGGACGAAAAGCGCGAGAGCGCGGCCATCACCAAGACGTTTGCCTTTGCCAATTTCTATGAAACCATGGCGTTTGTGAATGCGCTGGCACTGATTGCCCACCAGCAGGATCACCACCCCGATCTGGAGGTCAGCTATGGCCGCTGCACCGTACGCCTGAACACCCACGATGTGGGCGGCATCTCGGCCACCGACATGGATTGCGCACGCCGCATCAACGCTTTGCTGGCCGCATGA